From the Haladaptatus sp. DJG-WS-42 genome, the window CCACGCGGTAGACTGATACTGTCGCCCGAGGGCGATGTCGAAGCCCCACGAGACGTTCGCGCCCGAAAAGCCAAGGAACGACAGCGCGCTTTCGAGCAAGATGATGGCGGCCACTTGAATCGTTGCAAGGACGAGAATCGGCGTGGCCGCATTTGGGAGCACGTGGCGTGTCAGGATGTACGAATCCTTCCCGCCCATCGAACGGGCCGCCTTGATGTAGGACTCTTCGCGCAAGCTGAGCGCCTCACCGCGGGCGACCCGGGCGAACCAGACCCAGTTTACGAGCGCGACGACAACGATAATCGTCCCCGGCAAGATAACGGTCGAGGGCATCGGTTCGGTCGAGAGGCCAACGAGGCCGCGGAACGCCTCTGAGAGTCCCGATATCACGAGTGGGTCAGGCAGTATCAGTTGGGCCTGTCCCGCCACGCCCACGAGGGCGATTGCGAGGACGAGCGATGGGAACGCGAGCATGATGTCCGCGCTGCGCATCAGTGCGTCATCGACCACACCGCGGTAGTAGCCCGCAGAGAGCCCGACGACGACGCCGATGAGCGTTGCGAGCGACGTGCCGAATATCCCGACGAGAATCGAGGTCCGCGCCCCGTAGATGACCCGCGAGAGGATGTCGCGGCCGTTACCGTCGGTACCAAAGGGATGGGCGAGCGTCGCATTCTCGTAGACGACTTGGGTTTCGGTTACGACCTGGCCGTCTTCGATGACGACGCGGCCGTCTTCCATTTTGGTCACTTCTTTTTCCTCTGCAGTGGAGAAGCCAAGCGGGGGCAGTCGAGCGTCGTCGAGCGACTGGTCGCTCGGATGATACGGCGCGATGAGCGGGGCGAGAATCGCCATCAAGAGGATGAACGCGACGATACCGATACCCACCTTTGCGAGGACGTTGCGATTCAGTTCGCGTTTGAGATTCCTGAGCGTACGTGGAGAGATCATCTTAGTCGAACCCCACTCTCGGATTGATGTAGGCGTAGAGCGTGTCTACGACGATGTTCACGAGGACGAAGCCAACGCCCACGACGATGAGCGACCCCTGAATCACCGGCCAGTCACGGCGGCTGATAGAGTCGATGATTAGCGTGCCAAGACCGGGCCAGTTGAACACCTGTTCGGTGATGACCGCACCGCCGATGAGCGTCCCCAACTGGAGGCCAATGACCGTGATGACCGGGATGAGCGTGTTGCGAAGCACGTGCTTGTAGCGCACGAGCGTCTCTGGGAGCCCCTTTGCGCGCGAGGCGCGGACGTAGGTTTTCCCGAGTTGGTCGAGCATCCCGCTTCTGGTCAGTCGCGTGATGAGCGCCGTGAAGTACGTCCCGAGCGTAATCGCCGGGAGCGTGATGTGGCTGAGCCAGTTTACGAATCCGTCAGCCGCGCCAGCAAACTGCCCGGCGGCGAGCATCGAAAACACCATGCTGAGGCCGACCGGTCTGCGGCTCGTCGGGAAGACGTTGAACTGGACGGCGAGGAGGATGATGAGCATGACCCCAAGCCAGAAGTTCGGCGTGCTGATTCCGACGAGCGAGAATATCGTCGCGCCGTAATCTGCGGGTTCGTGGCGACGGGTTGCGCTGATAACGCCGAGTGGGATGGCGATGATGACCGCAACAATCGTCGCAACGATTGCGAGTTCCAGCGTGGCTGGCAGCCGGGCGAGCACCCGCGAAAAAACGGGCGTGTTCGACACGAGCGACGTGCCGAAATCACCGAACGGAACACCAGCCAAGAAATCCAGATACTGGATGTGTAGCGGCTGATTGAGGCCTAATTCCTCGATGACGCGCGCCCGCGTCGCTGGGTCGACATCCGGCGGGAGCAACACGTTCGCTGGGTCGCCCGGCGAGACCAATCGGAGGGCGAACACGACAGTAATCACTCCCCAGATAACCAACACCCCCTGTAGCACCCGTTTTAAGAGAAAACGTCCAAGGCCCATTTGGACTAGTTTTTCGTAATCGCGTAGGCGTCGATGCGTTCGTCAGCGCGGGCCTCCCAGTTCAAGGCGCTGTTCACACCGTAGACGCTGTACTGCTGGTTGAGATACACCCACGGTGCCTCTTCGTTACACACGGCGTTTGCCTCCATGAGCGTCTGGGCGCGCGTCTCGCCCGACTCGTTGCCCGCGCGGGTGAGCAACTCGTCGAGTTGTTCGTTGCTGAACGTGGTGAGCGCACCGTCGCTTTTCAGGAGTGCCGTCATCACGAGGCCGCCGTCGAAGGTCGCCTCACCCCAGCCGATGAGGTACCACGGTGGCTTGTCTTCGATGTTGCCCGTGAGCAGTTCGTCCACGAGCGACCCGAAGTCGCGCTGGCGAACCGTGACCGACACGTTCGGCAGGTCGTTGACGAAGCCGGCGACTGCCTCTGCGATTTCTAAGTCTTTCAGGTAGCGGCCAACCGGAGTATGAAGTTCGAGTTCGACGCCCGCGTGGCCGGACTGTTCGACGAGTTCTGCGGCGCGCTCTGGGTCGTAGTCGTAGGAGGGGAGGTCTGGATTGTAGCCAACGAACTCAGGCAGGGTTGGCTGGTTGGTCGCAGCCGCGAACCCGTCGAGCACGTTCTGATTGATGCTTTCTACGTCAACTGCGTAGTTGAGCGCCTGACGGAACGCTTTGCTCGAAAACGGTTCGACGTCGTAGCGAAGCGCGTTGAAGATGACGCGCGTACTCGGTGCGGCCGCGATGGTCGCATTGTCGGAGCTGTTGACGCGCTGGACCTCTTGCGGTGGCACGTTGACGACGATATCAGACTCGCCTGCGAGCAGTTGGTTTACGCGCGTACTCGACTCTGCTGCGCCGCGGAACGTGACCGACGCCGCGGGGGCCGTGTCTTGCCAATAGTCGTCGTAGCGAGTGAGGGCGACTTCCTCGTCTTCGGTGTACGAGTCGAGCATGAACGGACCAGTTCCGTTCATGTCGCCTGCGATGTCTGCCTGTTCGCGGGCTTCGACCCACGACTTTTGCATGATGTCGCAGTAGGTCGCAAACTCAGAGAAGACGATTGGGTTGAGGCCGTCGCTCGTGACCTTCACCGCACCGTCCATCGCTTCTGCGCCGGTGACACCCGCGAGTTGGTCTGATTGCGGGCTCGCAAAGCCGACATCGTCGTTTACGATGCGGTTGATGCTGAAGGCAACGTCCTCTGCGGTCAGGGCGTCGCCGTTGTGGAACGTGACTTCGTCGCGAAGCTGGAACATGACGGCATTCTCGCCATCGACGCGGCTCCATTCGGTCGCGAGCGATTCGAGAACCTTCCCGTCCGCGTCGCGCGTGAGGACGCCCTCATACACGTGGAGCATGACGACCTCGGTCGGCGTTTCGCGGTGGTCGTGTGGGTCGAGTCCGGAGGGCAGCGACCCTTGGGTGATCGTGAGGTCGAAGTCTGCTTCGCCGCCGACGCTCGTCTCACCGCTCGTGGTCGTGGTGTCACCGCCAGACGTCGTCTCTTCCGTGGTCTCTCCGTCGCCCGTGTCGCCACCGGTACAACCAGCGAGCGCCACACTCGCTGCTGCGCCGCCTGAAAGCTTGAGGAACGTCCGCCGATCTACGGTATTTGATGGCATGGCTCTAAGATTACAAATAGGGACTAATAAAGGACACTATCAAATTTCGGATATATGTCGGTGTTTTTTCACGTGAAACCTTATTCCTGCAGCCGAATTTCTGGAGGAAATTGAAAGCAGTACTTGTTATATCTTTTGCCGCAATACGTAGGGTCATCTGCTAAAACATGCGTGTGCACACACTCGGTTCGGGCGATCCGGAGTTTGCGGTCGTCGCGTGCCTTCACGGAGACGAACTGTGCGGAAAGAACGCCATCGAGCGATTCCTCGCGGCGAAAATTCCCGTTGAAAAACCACTCAAACTCATCATCGCAAACGAGGAAGCCATCGCGGAAGGCGAGCGATTCCTCGACGAAGACCTGAACCGGGCGTTCCCGGGTCACGAAAACTCCGAGTCCCACGAAGACCGGCTCGCCGCCGCCGTCCTCGACGAACTCGACGGGCTCCAAGTGCTCGACCTCCACTCCACCGTGTCGTTCCCGGAACCGTTCGTGTTCTATCACCGCTTGACCTCGCATACCAGACGCCTGCTCCGGGCCACCGGCCTCGCGCGCGCCGTGAACATCAGCCACGTCGGCGGTGGACTCATCAACCACGTCGATGGCGTCGCCGTCGAATGTGGGCTAAAAGGGAGCGACGAGGCGAGCGAACACGCCTACAACGTGCTCGTAAACTTCCTCGCCTCTCACCGCATCATCGACCACGACCACGCCCTCTCCGACCCCGACGTGTACCGCGTGACTGAGGTCGTGCCGGGCGCAGGCTACGAGTTCTTGGGCGAGAACTTCGAGGAGGTCGAGGTTGGTGAGGTGTACGCGACCAAGGACGGCGAACCCGAAAAAGTCGCAGGCGAGTCGTTTTTCCCGGTGTTGATGTCCACGGGCGGGTATGACCACCTCATCGGGTTTGCGGCCCAACGGCTTGGTGCGCTTTCGTCGCTCGAAGACGACCCGAGCGACGACTGAGCGCGATTGCCCCTGTGAGAAGCTATCGTAGCTGACAACGTACTCTCAGGAATGGCGGTGTCGAAGTGGCGGAGCTACGGCGTTCTCAGCGGACTGTTTTTCCTCACTGCTGGGTTCATCGCCTACGCCATCGCCCCCGCAAGCGTCCTGCCGCTGTTCATGGAGTCGTTTGCTATCGATAGATCGACGGCGAGTGCATCGATTAGCGCCGTGTTCTTCACGTGGGCGTTGTTGCAGATTCCGGGCGGCTACGTGCTCGACCGCTACGATAACCGACGGCTCGTCCTCGGCGGCGGCGCGGTGTTCGTCCTTGCGGCCGCAAGCAGTGTTTTCGTCACGTCCTATGCCGTGTTCTTGGCGTTTCGACTGCTGAGCGGGGCGTGTGCCGTGTTCATCGTCGTTGGGAGCGTGAACGTTCTCAGCCGAACCGTCGCAGAGACGAACCGCGCTCTCAGCCTCAGTGTCTTCATCGCAAGCCCGCCACTCGGCGTCGCCCTCGCACAGTTTGCAGGCCCGCAACTCGCGCTTGCCTCCAGCTGGCAGACGGCATTTCTCGCCTACATCGCGCTCGCTCTCGTGGGCTATCTGCTCTTTTTCCTCGCCCTGCGCGACCCCATCCCCGTGAGCGGCCGGGTGTCGATTCGACAGTTCGCCACGACGCTCCGAAATCCCCACGTGTTGCTCATCTCGGTGGCCAACCTCTGTACCTACGCGGTGTGGACGTTCCTCACGACGTGGATGCCGAGTTACGGCACGGACGTCCTCGGCATCAATCTCGCTGCGGCAGGGGCGGCAACGGCGCTCGTTCCGCTCGCAGGAATCGTCGCGCGACCCGGCGGTGGCTGGCTGTCGGAGGTTCTCGAAGGGCGGCTGCGCCCCGTCATCCTCGTGTCGTTTGCGGCGACGGTGCCGATGCTCTATGGGCTGAGCAGTGCCCCGTCGCCGGTGGTGTTCGCGGTGTTTCTCGCCCTGACCGGCGCGGCGGTTAACCTTTCTGTCGGCCTCTATCTCGTCTACGTAAATCGGCTCACTGACGCAAGCACGCAGGGCACGAGTCTGTCTGTACTCCTTACCTTCTCGCAAGTTGGGAACCTCATCGCGCCGGTTGTCGGCGGCTGGGTCATCACCCAACTCTCGTGGACGGCAGGGTTCGGCTTCGCCGGTCTGCTCGCAGTACTTGGGTTCATCACAATCCTCCTTGCACCTGCCACGCGCGACTCCGTGACTCGTCCTCGCACCGAGTAGAACGCCCGAATCGTATCGCTTTTAGGTGGATAGGCGATTGTTTCGTCAATGATAGTCGAACAGTTAGGGGAGGGCGACCCCACCATCGCCGTCGTCGCAGGCATCCACGGCGACGAACCCTGCGGCGTCCGCGCAGTCGAGCGATTGCTCGACGAACAGCCACACGTCCGCCGCCCGGTCAAACTCGTCATCGCAAACGAGGAGGCCCTCGAAGCAGGCGTTCGCTTCCTCGATGAAGACCTGAATCGTACCTTCCCCGGCGACCCCGACGGCGACACCCACGAAGCGCGCCTCGCCGCGATGCTCGCAGACGAACTCGACTCCTGTTTGACGTTCTCGCTTCATTCTACGAAATCGCACGCAGAGCCGTTCGCCATCTTCGATGAGATGACCGAATACATCCAAGACATCATGCCTCGGCTTCCCATCTCGGCCGTCGTTGAGACGGGCAACTACGTCGAAGGACGACTGTTCACGAGCGTCGATACCATCGAAGTCGAGTGTGGCCTCCAAGGCACACACGACGCTGCAGAGAACGCAGACCGCCTCACGCGGGCGTTTCTCACGGCCACTGGCGTCCTACCGGGCGACGCACCGGAAAAGCCAGTCCCCCACTTCCGGCTTCAGAATAAAATCCCAAAAGGCCCCGCAGAGGAGTACGAAGTGTTCGTCGAAAACTTCGAGCCAGTCGAGGTAGGCAAACCGTTCGCAGCCGCAGACGGTGAGGTCGAAGTGGCGCGTGAACCGTTCTATCCGGTGTTACTCTCCGCGACGGGCTACAGAAACGTGTTTGGCTACACCGCCGATTATCTCGGCGAGTTGCGCGCAGACGGTTAGTCGTCCGCCTGCGACGCGCCGCGTGGGACGATGTTCTGATTCAATTTGAACAGATTCGTCGGGTCGTACGTTGTTTTAATCTCGACCAGCCGCTCGTAGTTCTCGCCAAAGAGGAGGTCGCCGGGTGCTTCATCGAAGCCGGGGAAGTTGCCGTATGCGCCAGCGACGCCTTCAAGCTGGCGGAGGTCGCTGATGCCGGTTCTGCCCCACGCCACGTTCGCGTCGTCCATCGCCGCATCCTCCCAGTTCGCCTCGTAGGTGACCATGTACGGCGCGTCGCGGTGAGCGAACGCCGTCTCGTCTGCGTCGCGGTCTGCAATCGCGCCGCCGAGGTGCCAGACATCGACGGTCGAGAGCGACGAGGGCGATTCTCCGTGGGTGTGAACGATGTGGTCGATAATTTCGTCAGTGAGGTCGTCTAGATAGACGGACTTCCAGTAATAGCGCAGGCCGTCGGGGTAGTCCTCGTCGAGTAAGCGTTGTAACTCCACATACGGGAGCGTGCCGCTGAAATCGACAATCGGGGCTGCGAGCGTCTTGAGAGGGGCGAACTCGGCGTCTGCATCCGACTCAGGCCCGTCGTACGCCCCGAACAGAATGACGGCTGGCTCGCCCCATGCCTCCTTCGGGAACTCCGCTAACTCGGGAACCGCGTAGGTGAACGCGAGCGTATTCGCGTCACGGGACGCTGTTTTCGTGTACTCACGATAGGCTTTCAGCACGTCCACCGCGTCGTCGCCGTGATACCAGACGAACAGCGACGGCAGCTCCGGGCCGACTTCGTACAACCGGAACTCGAAGGACGTGACGATGCCGAAGTTGCCCCCTCCGCCGCGAATCGCCCAGAACAGGTCGTCGTTCTGGTCTACGGTCGCCGTCCGCACCTGTCCGTCTGCGGTGACGATTTCTACCGAGACGATGTTGTCACAGGCGAGCCCGTATTTCCGTCGAAGGTGGCCAAGCCCGCCGTTCAGGGTCAGTCCGGCGACGCCGGTTGCGGAGACGACGCCGAGCGGTGTGGCGAGACCGTGCAACTGCGTCTCCCGGTCTACGTGGCCGAGGGTCGCTCCGCCCTGTGCGAGAACCGTTCTGGCCACCGGGTCAACCAACACGCCAGTCATAAGCGAGAGGTCGATGACGAGGCCGTCGTCCACGCTCGCGTAGCCCGCGACGTTGTGCCCCCCGCCGCGCACCGCGACCGGGAGGTCGTGTTCGCGCGCGAGGGCGACGGCTTCGACCACGTCAGCCGTGCCGGTACACTGTGCGATGAGTGCCGGTCGTTTGTCGATGACGCCGTTCCAGAGCGCCCGCGTCTCGTCGTATGCGGGGTCACCGGGTGTGATGACCGGCCCGGCAAATCGCGTTTCGAACGCCTGTATCGCGTCGGCCGTAAGTTCAACAGGCGTTGCGCCTTCAGTCGTCCGCCCCACCTTTGCCATACCCTCTAGTCGTCAAGGCAGGAAATAGCCTTCAACGACGGTTTTCAGGACACTCAAGTAGGGTTGAGTGTTCGCACGATGGGACGGCGAGTGTCAGTTCGTAGACAGCCTTATGCTGCCTGCCTGTGAAAATTACACGATGCTCACCGTGTTCAAAGAACTCCTCTTTCGAAACGAGACGTTTTGGGTAGCACTCGCACTGTGGGCTGGTGGGGTTTTCGTCGGAGACGTGTTCTTCGTCGGTTCGCGGTCTGTGGGTGAGTTACTCGCCGGTCTCGGCTTGCTCCTTATCACACTCCGGCTCCTCATCGGTTCGGGAGTTATCCTCCACCGAAGCTACCGTGCCGGGAAGACTGGCTACGAGGAAAGTATAGAGTAACTGTACGTACCGACAGGAACACACTGGTGGAGTGGGTAGTACCGGACATGGACGACCACACCCGCGACCCCTCCGTGAAACCGCCGCGTGGAAATCCCACCGGCTGGCGTGCAGACGGCCAATGGGAACACGCCACGCTCCGGCGCGCCGTCGTCCACGGGGTACGGCTCTATAACTCAGGCGAGTTCCACGAGAGCCACGACTGCTTCGAGGACGAGTGGTACAACTACGGTGCGGGGAAGACCGAAAGCAAGTTTCTGCACGGGATGGTGCAGGTCGCCGCGGGCGCGTACAAGCACTTCGACTTCGAAGACGACGCGGGGATGCGGTCGCTGTTCACCACGTCACTCCAGTATTTTCAGGGCGTCCCTCACGATTTCTATGGCGTGGACGTGCCTGACGTGCGCACCGTGTTGACGAATGCGCTCACCGACCCGACCGTGCTCCACGGCTGGCAGATTCGACTCGATGACGAACTACCGACGGCGAGAGACGCAGATTTCGCGTACGCAGAAGCACTCGATCACTGATTACTCGCCTTCGGGAGCGAGTTTCACGAGCGTGAGGTCGCGGTCTAGCATGCAGTAGTCGTGAGGTGGCTCCCCGACGATTTCTTCGATTTGATATTCCGTATCGAAGCTCGCGCCCATCGGGACGCAGTATTCGTGGCTCGGGCACTCGGTGTACGGACACGGCCCGGGAAGGGTGGCTTTACTCCCGGCATATGCGCCGCGAGCGGCGACGTTTGCGTAGACGGAGACGGCTTCGACTTCCACGGCTTTGACGCCCGCGTCGTGAACTGCACAGTCGAGCGTCTGGGCGTTTTCGCGGATACCGGTCACTTGGTAGCGCGTCCCGTCCGTGAGGTTGAGACATTGGTTGCGGTAGGGACACCCCTCGCAGGCACTCGATTCACCTTGGTAGATGAACTCCGTGCCGACTTCCGCGAGACGCGAACCGATGAGCGAGACCTTCGGCATAAACTGGGCTACGCCTGCCGGGTTGTTAAGCCTCGCGCCCCGTCAACTCGTCCAGTTTATCGAGATAGTCCTCGCGGGGTACCTGATACAGACCGCGATAGTCGAATTCGCCGGAAGCAAAGCGTTCTGTAAGCGAGAGCGCGCCCGAAACGGCGGCTTCGCGAGTGTCGAACGATTCTGCGGGGCGGCTCACGTCGGGTTCCAGATACAGCGTGATGTACCACGGGTCGTCGGGCCGAAGCTGGTGTTCGATGCCGGGGCGTCGATTTCGCCGTCCCTGCGTTAGATACAGCGTTGGCAGGCAGACGGGCGGGAAATCCTGTGTGTTGAACACGTCGGGACGGAAGGCGAGGACGGTACGCCCATCTTCCTCTTCAGACCAGACTTCCCAGCCAGCGGGGAGTGACTCGAACGAACTCATAACGGAAAATACCGGTGCCCGGGCAAAGAGTGGGGCGGTCTCTGAGCCTGCGCGCGCAAATTTCCCTTATAAACTATTTGAGTTAGCCCCCAGATTCCAGTCGGTTAGGAGGCAACAAAATGCCCATGTACCCTCTTTTCAGGGCTCAATTAACCCGAACGTACAGTGACAAAATCAGGTAGTGAGAGAATAGTTATATTGGTGGAGCACTCAAAGAATAAATAGTATCGGTGAGTTCGCTTACCGTACTGCCTGCTGTCTGGCCAGACGTACGCCGATTCGTGTTGTAACTCGCCACCCCAGAACGGGATTCGTTGCGTCTGCCGGATGGTAATAGTTCACACATGGCACACGACAACATCCGGTTCGACTCACTCCTTCGGAGTTCTCGCGGCGGACTAGCTGCCGACAGAGAAGGGTGCTTTCTGCGAGCGGACGCTTTCGCCATGGAGCGAGCTCGCCCAGTGTCCCACACCCGTAGTCGAGCGCAGATGGTGTCAGTCCCCGCCACGAGCACATCGAGGCGGCAATGGTCCGTGATAAAATGACAGGTGACATCGACACGTTAGAAATTTTGAGCGAGGAGTACCGCGAGTCCATTCCGGACGATTTCCGCGAGACGCGGACGTTCACGTGGTACTTACAGGAGGTCTTAGACCACCCTCGCATCGCCCGCAACGCACACCAGCGCGTCGCCGACATGTTCGACTTCTACGGTACAGAGTACAACGAAGATGCCGGAATCGTCGAATACAAGCTCGCGACAGAAGATCCGCTCCACGAGGGTGAAAACACCTTCTTTGGTCGGGTCATCCACGAAGCAATCCACGAGTTCGTAAACAAGGTGAAAAGTGGTGCCCGCGGCCTCGGCCCGGAAAAACGCATCAAATTGCTGCTTGGCCCCGTCGGGTCGGGGAAATCCGACTTCGACCGCCAGGTTCGCCACTACTACGAAGACTACACCATGCGCGAAGAAGGCCGCATGTACTCCTTCCAGTGGACGAACCTCTGTGACATCATCGACGACCAAGATCCGGCGGACGACCACGTCCGCTCGCCGATGAACCAAGACCCGCTCGTCCTCTTGCCACAAGCACAGCGCGACCAAGTGCTCGAAGAGATAAACGAGAATCTGGACGCGCCGTACACCATCCGCAACGAACAGGCGCTCGACCCGGCGAGCGAGTTCTACATGGACCGGTTGCTCGAACACTACGACGACAACCTCCAAACAGTGCTCGAAAACCACGTCGAAATCGTTCGACTCGTCGCAAACGAGAACAAACGCCAGTGCATCGAGACGTTCGAGCCAAAGGACAAGAAAAACCAAGACGAGACAGAGTTGACGGGCGACGTCAACTACTCGAAAATCGCCATCTACGGCGAGTCCGACCCGCGCGCGTTCGACTACTCGGGGGCGTTCTGTAACGCGAACCGGGGCATCTTCTCCGGCGAAGAGTTGCTGAAACTCCAACGCGAGTTCCTCTATGACTTCCTGCACGCGACGCAGGAACAGACCATCAAGCCCAAAAACAACCCGCGGATGGACATCGACCAGGTCATCGTTGGCCGGACGAACATGCCCGAATACCGCGAGAAAAAGGGCGACGAGAAGATGGAGGCGTTCAACGACCGCACGAAGCGCATCGACTTCCCGTACGTCCTCCAGTACGGAGAAGAGGCGAAAATCTACGGCAAGATGCTGCGCAACGCGGACGTGCCCGACGTGCACGTCGAACCGCACACCTTGGAGATGGCGGGGCTGTTCGCCGTCCTCACGCGCATCGAGCGACCCTCGACCGAGCACGTAGACCTGCTTCAGAAGGCGAAAGCGTACAACGGCGAGACCGACGACATCGACGACGTTGACGTGAAGAAACTGCAAGACGAAGCCGCCACCTCCGCCGACATCGGCGAGGGCATGGACGGCATTTCGCCGCGGTTCATCGGCGACGAAATCGCAGAGACCATCATGGACTCGATGCACCGTGGTCGCCAGTTCCTCGCGCCGCTCACCATGTTCAATCACTTAGAGGAGAACTTGGAGAATCACGGCTCGATCCCCGAGGACAACTTAGAGCGCTACCACCGCTACCTCGAGATGGTGCGCGAAGAGTACAAAGAACGCGCCATTGAGGACGTGCGCCACGCGCTCGCCTACGATCTGGACGAAATCCAGCGACAGGGCGAGAAGTACATGGACCACGTCATGGCGTACATCGACGACGATACCGTGGAAGACGAGATTACGGGCCGCGAATCCGGCCCAGACGAGAAGTTCCTCCGCTCTGT encodes:
- a CDS encoding ABC transporter permease yields the protein MISPRTLRNLKRELNRNVLAKVGIGIVAFILLMAILAPLIAPYHPSDQSLDDARLPPLGFSTAEEKEVTKMEDGRVVIEDGQVVTETQVVYENATLAHPFGTDGNGRDILSRVIYGARTSILVGIFGTSLATLIGVVVGLSAGYYRGVVDDALMRSADIMLAFPSLVLAIALVGVAGQAQLILPDPLVISGLSEAFRGLVGLSTEPMPSTVILPGTIIVVVALVNWVWFARVARGEALSLREESYIKAARSMGGKDSYILTRHVLPNAATPILVLATIQVAAIILLESALSFLGFSGANVSWGFDIALGRQYQSTAWWIAAIPGLAIVITVIGLNLVGDWLRDALDPGIEGEGGV
- a CDS encoding ABC transporter permease, encoding MGLGRFLLKRVLQGVLVIWGVITVVFALRLVSPGDPANVLLPPDVDPATRARVIEELGLNQPLHIQYLDFLAGVPFGDFGTSLVSNTPVFSRVLARLPATLELAIVATIVAVIIAIPLGVISATRRHEPADYGATIFSLVGISTPNFWLGVMLIILLAVQFNVFPTSRRPVGLSMVFSMLAAGQFAGAADGFVNWLSHITLPAITLGTYFTALITRLTRSGMLDQLGKTYVRASRAKGLPETLVRYKHVLRNTLIPVITVIGLQLGTLIGGAVITEQVFNWPGLGTLIIDSISRRDWPVIQGSLIVVGVGFVLVNIVVDTLYAYINPRVGFD
- a CDS encoding ABC transporter substrate-binding protein, producing MPSNTVDRRTFLKLSGGAAASVALAGCTGGDTGDGETTEETTSGGDTTTTSGETSVGGEADFDLTITQGSLPSGLDPHDHRETPTEVVMLHVYEGVLTRDADGKVLESLATEWSRVDGENAVMFQLRDEVTFHNGDALTAEDVAFSINRIVNDDVGFASPQSDQLAGVTGAEAMDGAVKVTSDGLNPIVFSEFATYCDIMQKSWVEAREQADIAGDMNGTGPFMLDSYTEDEEVALTRYDDYWQDTAPAASVTFRGAAESSTRVNQLLAGESDIVVNVPPQEVQRVNSSDNATIAAAPSTRVIFNALRYDVEPFSSKAFRQALNYAVDVESINQNVLDGFAAATNQPTLPEFVGYNPDLPSYDYDPERAAELVEQSGHAGVELELHTPVGRYLKDLEIAEAVAGFVNDLPNVSVTVRQRDFGSLVDELLTGNIEDKPPWYLIGWGEATFDGGLVMTALLKSDGALTTFSNEQLDELLTRAGNESGETRAQTLMEANAVCNEEAPWVYLNQQYSVYGVNSALNWEARADERIDAYAITKN
- a CDS encoding succinylglutamate desuccinylase/aspartoacylase family protein, translating into MRVHTLGSGDPEFAVVACLHGDELCGKNAIERFLAAKIPVEKPLKLIIANEEAIAEGERFLDEDLNRAFPGHENSESHEDRLAAAVLDELDGLQVLDLHSTVSFPEPFVFYHRLTSHTRRLLRATGLARAVNISHVGGGLINHVDGVAVECGLKGSDEASEHAYNVLVNFLASHRIIDHDHALSDPDVYRVTEVVPGAGYEFLGENFEEVEVGEVYATKDGEPEKVAGESFFPVLMSTGGYDHLIGFAAQRLGALSSLEDDPSDD
- a CDS encoding MFS transporter; translation: MAVSKWRSYGVLSGLFFLTAGFIAYAIAPASVLPLFMESFAIDRSTASASISAVFFTWALLQIPGGYVLDRYDNRRLVLGGGAVFVLAAASSVFVTSYAVFLAFRLLSGACAVFIVVGSVNVLSRTVAETNRALSLSVFIASPPLGVALAQFAGPQLALASSWQTAFLAYIALALVGYLLFFLALRDPIPVSGRVSIRQFATTLRNPHVLLISVANLCTYAVWTFLTTWMPSYGTDVLGINLAAAGAATALVPLAGIVARPGGGWLSEVLEGRLRPVILVSFAATVPMLYGLSSAPSPVVFAVFLALTGAAVNLSVGLYLVYVNRLTDASTQGTSLSVLLTFSQVGNLIAPVVGGWVITQLSWTAGFGFAGLLAVLGFITILLAPATRDSVTRPRTE
- a CDS encoding succinylglutamate desuccinylase/aspartoacylase family protein, with the protein product MIVEQLGEGDPTIAVVAGIHGDEPCGVRAVERLLDEQPHVRRPVKLVIANEEALEAGVRFLDEDLNRTFPGDPDGDTHEARLAAMLADELDSCLTFSLHSTKSHAEPFAIFDEMTEYIQDIMPRLPISAVVETGNYVEGRLFTSVDTIEVECGLQGTHDAAENADRLTRAFLTATGVLPGDAPEKPVPHFRLQNKIPKGPAEEYEVFVENFEPVEVGKPFAAADGEVEVAREPFYPVLLSATGYRNVFGYTADYLGELRADG
- a CDS encoding FAD-binding oxidoreductase, producing the protein MAKVGRTTEGATPVELTADAIQAFETRFAGPVITPGDPAYDETRALWNGVIDKRPALIAQCTGTADVVEAVALAREHDLPVAVRGGGHNVAGYASVDDGLVIDLSLMTGVLVDPVARTVLAQGGATLGHVDRETQLHGLATPLGVVSATGVAGLTLNGGLGHLRRKYGLACDNIVSVEIVTADGQVRTATVDQNDDLFWAIRGGGGNFGIVTSFEFRLYEVGPELPSLFVWYHGDDAVDVLKAYREYTKTASRDANTLAFTYAVPELAEFPKEAWGEPAVILFGAYDGPESDADAEFAPLKTLAAPIVDFSGTLPYVELQRLLDEDYPDGLRYYWKSVYLDDLTDEIIDHIVHTHGESPSSLSTVDVWHLGGAIADRDADETAFAHRDAPYMVTYEANWEDAAMDDANVAWGRTGISDLRQLEGVAGAYGNFPGFDEAPGDLLFGENYERLVEIKTTYDPTNLFKLNQNIVPRGASQADD
- a CDS encoding DUF309 domain-containing protein — protein: MDDHTRDPSVKPPRGNPTGWRADGQWEHATLRRAVVHGVRLYNSGEFHESHDCFEDEWYNYGAGKTESKFLHGMVQVAAGAYKHFDFEDDAGMRSLFTTSLQYFQGVPHDFYGVDVPDVRTVLTNALTDPTVLHGWQIRLDDELPTARDADFAYAEALDH
- a CDS encoding UPF0179 family protein, which gives rise to MPKVSLIGSRLAEVGTEFIYQGESSACEGCPYRNQCLNLTDGTRYQVTGIRENAQTLDCAVHDAGVKAVEVEAVSVYANVAARGAYAGSKATLPGPCPYTECPSHEYCVPMGASFDTEYQIEEIVGEPPHDYCMLDRDLTLVKLAPEGE
- a CDS encoding DUF5820 family protein; the protein is MSSFESLPAGWEVWSEEEDGRTVLAFRPDVFNTQDFPPVCLPTLYLTQGRRNRRPGIEHQLRPDDPWYITLYLEPDVSRPAESFDTREAAVSGALSLTERFASGEFDYRGLYQVPREDYLDKLDELTGREA